One genomic segment of Brevibacillus laterosporus LMG 15441 includes these proteins:
- a CDS encoding ZIP family metal transporter, translating to MWHPPISILLLLVCAASLLGSFTICFRKQWSEQALFVMISLGGGILLSLTVLDLLPHAMVEDAHQFLPLVLVGFMLLFLLESIRHDQGRPHTNNLIGISFGFFMHAFFEGFSIAAGLDKDAGLAFPLLIALILHRLPDGITVSSLLLAATGKRGMALLGGLGLCGATILGAMTLRLAGHWISEAWTSAGLALSAGVFLYVAASHLVPLIQNRNYPKLSLYFCVSMLLYMVFSLFFHTHPH from the coding sequence ATGTGGCATCCTCCAATATCAATTCTGTTGTTACTGGTTTGCGCTGCTAGTTTGCTTGGCAGTTTTACCATCTGTTTTCGCAAACAGTGGTCCGAGCAGGCATTATTTGTGATGATTAGCCTAGGAGGCGGCATTTTACTTAGTTTAACCGTTTTGGATCTTCTGCCACATGCAATGGTAGAAGATGCACATCAATTTCTGCCACTGGTATTGGTAGGCTTTATGCTACTATTCCTACTAGAAAGCATTCGACACGACCAAGGAAGGCCACATACGAATAACCTGATCGGCATAAGCTTTGGATTTTTTATGCATGCCTTTTTTGAAGGTTTTTCGATCGCAGCAGGATTGGATAAGGATGCAGGTCTTGCTTTTCCATTACTCATAGCGCTTATCCTGCACCGATTGCCTGATGGAATTACAGTATCCTCACTATTGCTAGCAGCTACAGGTAAACGTGGAATGGCCTTGCTTGGGGGACTTGGTTTATGTGGGGCTACCATTCTTGGAGCTATGACCTTGCGTCTGGCCGGACATTGGATTTCCGAAGCATGGACGAGTGCAGGACTAGCTTTGTCAGCTGGGGTATTTTTATATGTAGCAGCGAGTCACCTAGTCCCTCTAATACAAAACCGAAATTATCCTAAATTAAGCCTTTATTTTTGTGTATCTATGCTACTTTACATGGTTTTTTCACTTTTTTTTCATACACATCCTCACTAA
- a CDS encoding TerC family protein yields MFETEFIIQLLMIIAIDILLGGDNAVVIAMASRNLPLEQKKKAIFWGTGLAVVVRVIATIAAAYLLQIPFLFVIGGLLLVWISYNLLVEDGHEKDIKAGNSLMAAIRTIVIADVTMGIDNVVAIAGTAHGNMLLIIIGLLISVPIMVWGSTLILKAMDRYAWIPYVGAGILALAAAKMITHEAHLQPFFDANPWISYLLKGVIIVGVIVAGYWQRNRMAKKARANQIMHEEKSSHHEVNIGS; encoded by the coding sequence ATGTTTGAGACAGAATTTATTATTCAGTTACTGATGATCATTGCTATTGACATTTTGCTTGGTGGAGACAATGCAGTAGTCATTGCCATGGCAAGCCGAAACCTGCCGTTGGAGCAAAAGAAAAAGGCGATTTTCTGGGGAACAGGGTTAGCTGTAGTTGTTCGTGTAATTGCAACGATTGCAGCAGCTTATTTGTTACAAATTCCATTCTTATTTGTTATCGGAGGTCTCTTGCTGGTTTGGATTTCTTATAATCTATTGGTGGAAGATGGGCATGAAAAGGATATCAAAGCTGGAAATTCGTTAATGGCAGCGATTCGAACGATTGTGATCGCTGATGTAACAATGGGAATTGATAACGTTGTAGCAATTGCCGGCACTGCTCATGGTAATATGTTGCTCATTATTATTGGCTTACTAATTAGTGTACCAATCATGGTATGGGGAAGCACATTAATCCTCAAGGCGATGGATCGCTATGCATGGATTCCTTATGTAGGGGCAGGAATTCTAGCCTTAGCAGCAGCTAAAATGATTACGCATGAGGCTCATCTACAACCGTTCTTCGATGCGAATCCTTGGATAAGCTATCTACTGAAAGGCGTAATTATTGTAGGGGTAATCGTAGCTGGTTACTGGCAACGTAATCGGATGGCGAAAAAAGCCAGGGCCAACCAAATTATGCATGAAGAAAAGAGTTCTCATCATGAAGTAAATATCGGATCGTAA
- a CDS encoding GNAT family N-acetyltransferase: protein MYVQIKNPALQNMILRDLQPEDIPLIWHYNYAAIDREFQNWNGPYQPVDYVPVEEYEKRYHEDLLLVNTTIPRRNLVIEINGELKGTVGRYWVDKATNWCEIGIVIYDSSYWSGGYGTVAFQSWIDYLFTEMDVVRLGISTWSGNERMMRLAQKCGMQEEGRIRQARIVRGAYYDSIKMGMLRSEWQARTP, encoded by the coding sequence ATGTATGTACAAATAAAAAATCCTGCCCTCCAAAATATGATTCTTCGCGATCTTCAACCAGAGGATATCCCCCTCATCTGGCACTATAACTATGCGGCTATTGACCGGGAGTTTCAAAATTGGAATGGGCCTTATCAGCCTGTTGACTATGTACCTGTAGAGGAATACGAAAAACGGTATCATGAGGATTTACTCCTAGTAAACACAACTATTCCCCGCAGGAATCTAGTGATTGAAATCAATGGAGAGCTAAAAGGTACGGTAGGTCGTTACTGGGTAGACAAAGCGACTAATTGGTGCGAGATAGGCATTGTCATTTATGATTCATCTTATTGGTCTGGCGGTTACGGAACCGTTGCTTTTCAATCGTGGATTGATTATTTGTTTACCGAAATGGATGTGGTTCGTCTCGGAATCTCGACATGGTCAGGCAACGAACGGATGATGCGTCTAGCCCAAAAATGCGGGATGCAAGAGGAAGGGCGAATACGACAAGCAAGAATCGTCCGTGGTGCATATTATGATTCTATCAAAATGGGGATGTTACGCAGTGAATGGCAGGCTCGGACCCCCTAG